One genomic segment of Helianthus annuus cultivar XRQ/B chromosome 14, HanXRQr2.0-SUNRISE, whole genome shotgun sequence includes these proteins:
- the LOC110905833 gene encoding UDP-glycosyltransferase 91D2, producing the protein MATTETNSSNDRKQLHVVMFPWLAFGHIIPFLELSKFIAQNGHKVSFLSTTRNIQRLPTLPSHLSPLINLVKLTFPRIQELPHNAEATMDIGTDDIPYLKRAFDGLQPDVTRFLEEESPDWIIYDFAPYWLPSVVAGLGISRAFFSIINAWFIAFQGPSPDDLINGSDDRTIANDFLAPPKWVPFPSKLCYRKHEASWMVGNLSVNASGVSDAYRGGMVLKGSDCIFIRHCYEFEPQWLTLLEKLLKLPVIPVGLMPPVTPTHVGDEKDATWVTIKKWLDGQQNGRVVYVALGSEVMLSKSELAELALGLELSGLPFFWALRKPVGSTESNLIELPEGFLERTRDRGVVWTSWVPQLQVLSHESVGGFLTHCGWGSIVEGLMFGHPLIMLPFLVDQGLNARILVDKQVGIEVPRNEEDGSFTKESVARSLKSVVVEDQGKIYKANAMELSQIFSNTNLEKRYINNFIDYLEKKRGVVAINDEA; encoded by the coding sequence ATGGCTACCACCGAGACAAACTCTTCAAATGACCGTAAGCAGCTTCATGTGGTGATGTTCCCATGGCTTGCTTTCGGTCACATCATCCCTTTCCTCGAACTCTCCAAATTCATAGCCCAAAATGGTCACAAAGTCTCGTTTCTTTCGACCACTAGAAACATACAACGTCTTCCCACCCTCCCTTCCCACCTCTCACCACTCATAAATCTTGTTAAACTCACTTTTCCACGTATTCAAGAGCTGCCCCATAATGCAGAGGCCACAATGGACATCGGCACTGATGATATTCCTTACCTCAAGAGAGCCTTTGATGGTCTTCAGCCGGATGTCACTCGTTTTCTTGAGGAAGAGTCTCCGGACTGGATTATTTATGATTTTGCTCCCTACTGGTTGCCATCAGTCGTGGCTGGCCTTGGAATCTCGCGAGCCTTCTTCTCGATTATCAACGCATGGTTCATCGCTTTTCAGGGACCTTCGCCCGATGACTTGATAAATGGTTCTGATGATCGAACGATCGCTAATGATTTCTTGGCACCGCCAAAATGGGTTCCCTTTCCGAGCAAACTTTGCTATCGGAAGCATGAGGCCAGTTGGATGGTGGGCAACCTTTCTGTTAATGCTTCTGGTGTTTCGGATGCATATCGTGGGGGAATGGTTTTAAAGGGATCTGATTGTATATTTATCAGACATTGTTATGAGTTCGAACCGCAATGGCTAACCCTTTTAGAGAAGCTACTCAAACTACCAGTGATACCCGTGGGGTTAATGCCACCTGTAACACCCACCCACGTCGGTGATGAGAAAGATGCGACGTGGGTGACTATCAAGAAATGGCTTGATGGTCAACAAAATGGTCGTGTGGTGTATGTGGCATTAGGAAGTGAGGTTATGTTAAGCAAAAGCGAGCTGGCTGAGTTAGCTTTGGGTCTCGAGCTCTCCGGATTGCCATTCTTTTGGGCTCTTAGAAAACCAGTAGGTTCCACCGAGTCGAACTTAATAGAGTTGCCAGAGGGATTCTTGGAACGAACCCGTGACCGTGGAGTGGTGTGGACGAGTTGGGTACCTCAGTTACAAGTACTGAGCCATGAGTCAGTGGGTGGCTTCTTGACTCATTGTGGTTGGGGTTCAATTGTGGAAGGATTAATGTTCGGTCACCCTCTAATAATGCTACCGTTTTTGGTGGACCAAGGTCTAAATGCTCGAATACTTGTGGATAAACAGGTGGGAATCGAGGTACCAAGAAATGAAGAAGATGGCTCCTTCACCAAGGAGTCCGTAGCCAGATCGCTGAAGTCGGTTGTAGTCGAAGATCAAGGGAAGATCTACAAGGCGAATGCCATGGAGTTGAGTCAAATATTCAGCAACACTAATCTGGAAAAACGGTATATAAACAACTTTATAGACTATTTGGAAAAGAAGAGAGGTGTGGTTGCTATAAACGATGAAGCATAA
- the LOC110909232 gene encoding UDP-glycosyltransferase 91D2, protein MPTTETDSLHGRKQLHVAMFPWLAFGHIIPFLELSKLIAQKGHRVSFLSTTRNIQRLPTLPSHLSPLINLVKLTLPHVPELPRNAEATMDVHTDDIPYLKKAFDGLLPEVTRFLEEESPDWIIYDFAPYWLPSVAAGLGISRAYFSIVNAWFGAFIGPSSDDLINSSDGRTKAEDFLTPPKWVPFPSKLCYRKHEASWLLGGFSVNASGVSDTYRSGMVLKGSDCMFIRHCYEFEPQWLTLLEKLHQLPVIPVGLMPPETPTTVGEEKNDTWMTVKAWLDGQQKGHVVYVALGSEVMVSKSELAELALGLELSGLPFFWALRKPAGSNESNSVELPDGFLERTRHRAVVWTSWAPQLQILSHASVGGFLTHCGWSSIVEGLMFGHPLIMLPFLVDQGLNARILVDKQVGIEVPRNEEDGSFTKESVARALRSAVVSDEGKIYKANAMELSEIFGDTKLEKRYINHFIDYLEKKRRVVAINNET, encoded by the coding sequence ATGCCTACCACCGAGACCGACTCCTTACACGGCCGTAAGCAGCTTCATGTAGCCATGTTCCCATGGCTTGCTTTCGGTCACATCATCCCTTTCCTTGAACTCTCCAAACTCATAGCTCAAAAGGGTCACAGAGTCTCGTTTCTTTCGACCACCAGAAACATACAACGTCTCCCCACCCTCCCTTCCCACCTCTCCCCACTCATAAATCTTGTTAAACTTACTCTTCCACATGTTCCAGAGCTGCCCCGTAATGCAGAGGCCACCATGGACGTCCACACTGATGATATTCCTTACCTCAAGAAGGCTTTTGACGGTCTTCTCCCGGAGGTCACTCGGTTTCTTGAGGAAGAGTCTCCAGACTGGATTATTTACGATTTTGCTCCCTACTGGCTGCCGTCCGTTGCGGCTGGGCTTGGAATCTCACGGGCCTACTTCTCGATTGTCAACGCGTGGTTTGGCGCTTTTATAGGACCATCATCCGACGACTTGATAAATAGTTCCGATGGTCGAACAAAGGCTGAGGATTTCTTGACACCACCCAAGTGGGTTCCTTTTCCGAGCAAACTATGCTACCGGAAGCATGAAGCCAGTTGGTTGCTTGGTGGCTTTTCAGTAAATGCTTCTGGAGTGTCGGATACATATCGTTCGGGTATGGTTTTGAAAGGATCCGATTGTATGTTCATAAGACACTGCTATGAATTCGAACCTCAATGGCTAACTCTTTTAGAGAAGCTACACCAACTACCTGTGATACCCGTGGGGTTAATGCCACCCGAAACACCCACCACCGTCGGCGAAGAGAAAAATGACACGTGGATGACAGTCAAGGCGTGGCTCGATGGTCAACAAAAAGGTCATGTGGTGTACGTGGCGTTAGGAAGTGAGGTTATGGTTAGCAAAAGCGAGCTGGCAGAGTTAGCTCTGGGTCTCGAGCTTTCCGGGTTGCCATTCTTTTGGGCTCTTAGAAAACCCGCAGGTTCCAATGAGTCAAACTCGGTGGAGTTGCCAGACGGGTTCTTGGAACGAACTCGTCACCGTGCGGTGGTGTGGACGAGTTGGGCACCTCAGTTACAAATACTGAGCCATGCATCGGTGGGTGGTTTCTTGACTCACTGTGGGTGGAGCTCAATTGTGGAAGGGCTAATGTTTGGTCACCCTCTAATTATGCTACCATTTTTGGTGGACCAAGGTCTGAATGCTCGTATACTGGTGGACAAACAGGTGGGAATAGAGGTACCTAGAAATGAAGAAGATGGCTCCTTCACCAAGGAGTCGGTGGCCAGAGCGCTGAGGTCAGCTGTAGTCAGTGATGAAGGGAAGATCTACAAGGCGAATGCTATGGAGTTGAGTGAAATATTCGGAGACACTAAGCTGGAAAAAAGGTATATTAACCACTTCATAGACTATTTGGAAAAGAAGAGGCGTGTTGTTGCTATCAACAATGAAACCTAA
- the LOC110909231 gene encoding UDP-glycosyltransferase 91D2 — protein MFQPTQFEPPISFTAMATTDDRKQLHVAMFPWLAFGHIIPFLELSKSIAQKGHRVSLLSAARNIQRLPTLPSNLSPLINLVKLTLPRVKELPSNAESTMDVSTNDIPYLKRAFDGFQPEVTRFLEEESPDWIIYDFAPYWLPSVAAGLGISRAFFSIINAWFIAFQGPSPNDLINGSDERTIADDFLAPPKWVPFPSKLCYRKHEANWMVGCVSVNASEVSDAYRLGMVLKGSDCIFIRHCYEFEPQWLTLLEKLHTLPVVPVGLMPPETPTDVVDAKDATWVTIKKWLDGQQKGHVVYVALGSEVMMSKTELDELALGLELSGLPFFWALRKSVGSTKSNSIELPDGFLERTRDRGVVWTSWVPQLQVLSHESVGGFLTHCGWGSIVEGLMFGHPLIMLPFLVDQGLNARILVDKQVGVEVPRNEEDGSFVKESVAVSMRSVVVDNEGKIYRANAMELSQTFGDSELPKKYVDHFIDYLEKNRRVVAINDET, from the coding sequence ATGTTCCAACCTACGCAGTTCGAACCGCCCATATCCTTTACAGCAATGGCTACAACCGACGACCGTAAGCAGCTTCATGTAGCGATGTTTCCGTGGCTTGCTTTCGGTCACATTATCCCTTTCCTTGAACTCTCCAAATCTATAGCCCAAAAGGGACACAGAGTCTCTCTTCTTTCCGCCGCTAGGAACATACAACGTCTCCCCACCCTCCCTTCTAACCTTTCGCCACTCATAAATCTTGTTAAACTCACTCTTCCACGTGTTAAAGAGCTGCCCTCGAATGCAGAGTCCACCATGGACGTTAGCACTAATGATATTCCTTACCTCAAGAGAGCCTTTGATGGTTTTCAGCCAGAGGTCACTCGGTTTCTTGAGGAAGAGTCACCAGACTGGATTATTTATGACTTTGCTCCCTACTGGTTGCCATCAGTCGCGGCTGGCCTTGGAATCTCGCGAGCCTTCTTCTCAATTATCAATGCATGGTTCATCGCTTTTCAGGGACCTTCGCCCAATGACTTGATAAATGGTTCTGATGAACGAACGATCGCTGATGATTTCTTGGCACCGCCGAAATGGGTTCCCTTTCCGAGCAAACTTTGCTATAGGAAGCATGAGGCCAATTGGATGGTGGGCTGCGTTTCTGTTAATGCTTCTGAGGTTTCGGATGCATATCGTTTAGGGATGGTTTTGAAGGGATCTGATTGTATATTTATAAGACATTGCTATGAGTTCGAACCCCAATGGCTAACCCTTTTAGAGAAGCTACATACTCTGCCAGTGGTTCCCGTGGGGTTAATGCCACCCGAGACACCCACCGACGTGGTAGATGCGAAAGACGCCACGTGGGTGACAATCAAGAAGTGGCTTGATGGTCAACAAAAAGGTCATGTGGTGTATGTGGCATTAGGAAGTGAGGTTATGATGAGCAAAACCGAGCTAGATGAGTTAGCTTTGGGTCTAGAGCTCTCTGGGTTGCCATTCTTTTGGGCTCTTAGAAAATCAGTAGGTTCCACCAAGTCAAACTCGATAGAGTTGCCAGACGGATTCTTGGAACGAACCCGTGACCGTGGAGTGGTGTGGACGAGTTGGGTACCTCAGTTACAAGTACTGAGCCATGAGTCAGTGGGTGGCTTCTTGACTCATTGTGGTTGGGGTTCAATTGTGGAGGGGCTCATGTTCGGTCACCCTCTAATAATGTTACCTTTTTTGGTGGACCAAGGTCTCAATGCTCGAATATTGGTGGACAAACAGGTGGGAGTAGAGGTACCAAGAAATGAGGAAGATGGCTCCTTCGTTAAGGAATCGGTGGCCGTATCAATGAGGTCGGTTGTTGTCGACAATGAAGGGAAGATCTACAGGGCGAATGCGATGGAGTTGAGTCAGACATTCGGTGACAGTGAGCTGCCAAAAAAGTATGTAGACCATTTCATAGACTATTTGGAAAAGAACAGGCGTGTGGTTGCTATCAACGATGAAACGTAA